One genomic region from Leifsonia sp. Root1293 encodes:
- a CDS encoding response regulator, protein MTDAPYRVLVIEDDEDVALFTRTVLEKRAGCDVRVLYSGIGAIDVVREFRPDVLVTDVELPGASGLDILEQARAVDPSLPVIVMTAHASVDYAVRALRDRADEFLTKPVPSTVLVDTVNRLGARSRHAAAARQKRTVLAIGAHPDDVEIGVGGVLAAHAAAGDPIVILTLSRGARGGAADDRQHESLASAEILGARLFMEDLEDTRIPNSDPTVGIIERVVAEVSPGIVYTHTKNERHQDHRSVHEAALIATRKVPTVACFQSPSSTIEFRPSRFVTIDGHTDTKLALLRAFASQAGIRDYLEPDFVLATARYWSRFGTGRYSEPLEIIRDSAAIGAPSSIDTSAGAVASSPRAGEEM, encoded by the coding sequence ATGACCGACGCGCCCTACCGCGTTCTCGTTATCGAAGATGACGAGGACGTTGCGCTCTTCACCCGCACCGTGCTCGAGAAGCGTGCTGGATGCGACGTTCGGGTGCTCTACTCGGGTATCGGCGCCATCGATGTGGTGCGCGAGTTCAGGCCGGACGTGCTGGTCACCGACGTCGAACTCCCCGGCGCCAGCGGTCTCGACATCCTCGAGCAGGCGCGCGCCGTCGACCCATCGCTCCCCGTCATCGTGATGACGGCGCACGCCTCCGTCGACTACGCGGTGCGAGCTCTCCGCGACCGGGCCGACGAGTTCCTCACCAAGCCGGTGCCGAGCACCGTCCTCGTCGACACCGTCAACCGTCTCGGCGCACGGTCGCGCCATGCGGCGGCGGCTCGGCAGAAGCGCACTGTGCTCGCGATCGGGGCCCACCCCGATGATGTCGAGATCGGTGTCGGGGGAGTGCTCGCCGCCCACGCCGCTGCTGGCGACCCGATCGTCATCCTCACACTCTCCCGCGGCGCACGCGGAGGCGCAGCAGACGACCGCCAGCACGAGTCGCTGGCATCGGCCGAGATCCTCGGAGCGCGGCTCTTCATGGAAGACCTCGAAGACACCCGCATCCCGAACTCCGATCCGACCGTCGGCATCATCGAGCGTGTGGTCGCCGAGGTGTCGCCGGGCATCGTCTACACGCACACGAAGAACGAACGGCACCAGGATCACCGGTCCGTGCACGAGGCGGCCCTCATCGCCACTCGCAAGGTCCCGACCGTCGCGTGCTTCCAGTCACCGTCATCGACCATCGAGTTCCGGCCCAGCCGCTTCGTCACCATCGACGGCCATACCGACACGAAGCTCGCCCTTCTGCGGGCGTTCGCGTCGCAGGCCGGCATCCGCGACTATCTCGAGCCCGACTTCGTTCTCGCCACCGCCCGCTACTGGTCGCGCTTCGGCACCGGCCGCTACAGCGAGCCGCTCGAGATCATCCGTGACAGCGCCGCGATCGGCGCTCCGTCATCAATCGACACCTCGGCCGGCGCAGTGGCGTCGAGTCCGAGAGCAGGGGAGGAAATGTGA
- a CDS encoding alkyl/aryl-sulfatase — translation MQQNDPAPSIESAHEALSSSLPLGDTVDFDNADRGFLGTLDDPAIRNEAGDVVWDASTYDFVDGDAPTSVNPSLWRQSKLVSKHGLYEVVEGLYQVRGLDLSVVSFIEGDTGVIVVDPLIAKETAAAALGLYRKHRGDRPIVAMIHTHSHIDHFGGVFGMISQAEVDSGAVPVVAPEGYLEHAIAENVYAGTAMSRRAGYMYGAALARGPQGQVGAGLGQTTSTGQPGIIVPTLLVAATGEKHTFDGVEFEFQMAPGTEAPSEMHFYIPRYRALCMAENATHTLHNLLTLRGAVVRDPHVWSQYLTEAIERFGDRVDVVFASHHWPTWGQDEVTAFLGIQRDLYGYLHDQTLRMLNQGLNGAEIAEVIQLPPALEANWSTHGYYGSVSHNVKAIYQRYMGWFDGNPARLWPHPPKPLAERYVAAIGGTDRVVELAQAAYDTGDFRWAATLLDHAVFAEPDNDQAKGLYADTLEQLGYGSENGTWRNFFLSGATELREGSFGTPVSTSAPAIVAQLTPEQAFDAIAITIDGPKAWDLDLAFDITFSDLGRSFHLTLRNGVFIYVEREPSGDAPLHLTLTKQRFLAMAGGDTSSEGLTIEGDASILSTLTGVLDPGDPGFNIVVP, via the coding sequence ATGCAGCAGAACGATCCGGCACCGTCGATCGAGTCCGCCCACGAGGCGCTCTCGAGCAGCCTCCCCTTGGGCGACACTGTCGATTTCGACAACGCCGACCGGGGTTTTCTCGGCACCCTCGACGACCCGGCGATCCGCAATGAGGCAGGCGACGTGGTCTGGGATGCGTCGACGTACGACTTCGTCGACGGAGACGCCCCGACCTCGGTCAACCCGAGCCTGTGGCGTCAGTCGAAGCTGGTCTCCAAGCATGGTCTGTACGAGGTCGTCGAAGGCCTCTACCAGGTGCGCGGACTCGACCTGTCTGTCGTCTCGTTCATCGAGGGAGACACCGGCGTGATCGTCGTCGACCCGCTCATCGCCAAGGAGACGGCGGCGGCCGCTCTCGGCCTCTACCGGAAGCACAGGGGCGACCGCCCCATCGTGGCCATGATCCACACCCACAGCCACATCGACCACTTCGGCGGAGTGTTCGGAATGATCTCGCAGGCAGAGGTCGACTCCGGCGCAGTGCCCGTCGTCGCCCCCGAGGGCTACCTCGAGCACGCCATCGCGGAGAACGTCTACGCGGGCACGGCGATGTCCCGGCGCGCCGGATACATGTACGGGGCCGCCCTGGCCCGCGGGCCCCAGGGCCAGGTGGGCGCCGGCCTCGGCCAGACCACCTCGACGGGCCAGCCCGGAATCATCGTTCCCACCCTCCTCGTCGCTGCGACGGGAGAGAAGCACACCTTCGACGGCGTCGAGTTCGAGTTCCAGATGGCTCCGGGTACCGAAGCTCCGTCGGAGATGCACTTCTACATTCCCCGCTACCGCGCGCTCTGCATGGCGGAGAACGCGACCCACACCCTGCACAACCTGCTCACGCTTCGCGGTGCAGTGGTGCGCGACCCGCACGTGTGGTCCCAGTACCTCACCGAGGCCATCGAACGATTCGGCGACAGGGTCGACGTGGTCTTCGCATCGCACCACTGGCCGACCTGGGGACAGGACGAGGTGACGGCATTCCTCGGCATCCAGCGCGACCTCTACGGCTACCTGCACGATCAGACACTGCGGATGCTGAACCAGGGTCTGAACGGCGCCGAGATCGCCGAGGTCATCCAGCTGCCTCCGGCGCTCGAGGCGAACTGGAGCACGCATGGCTACTACGGCTCCGTCTCCCACAACGTCAAGGCCATCTACCAGCGCTACATGGGCTGGTTCGACGGCAACCCGGCGCGGCTCTGGCCGCACCCGCCGAAGCCTCTCGCCGAACGGTACGTCGCCGCCATCGGAGGCACCGACCGCGTCGTCGAACTCGCTCAGGCTGCATACGACACCGGAGACTTCCGCTGGGCCGCAACGCTGCTCGACCACGCCGTGTTCGCCGAGCCAGACAACGATCAGGCCAAGGGCCTGTACGCCGACACTCTGGAACAGCTCGGCTACGGATCCGAGAACGGCACCTGGCGCAACTTCTTCCTCTCGGGTGCCACCGAGCTCCGCGAAGGCAGCTTCGGCACACCGGTCTCCACCAGCGCGCCGGCCATCGTCGCCCAGCTCACTCCGGAGCAGGCCTTCGACGCCATCGCCATCACCATCGACGGACCGAAGGCCTGGGACCTCGATCTCGCGTTCGACATCACGTTCAGCGACCTCGGGCGGAGCTTCCATCTCACCCTGCGGAACGGCGTGTTCATCTACGTCGAGCGTGAGCCCTCCGGCGACGCTCCGCTGCACCTCACACTCACGAAGCAGCGGTTCCTGGCCATGGCCGGAGGAGACACCTCCAGCGAGGGACTCACGATCGAGGGCGACGCGTCGATCCTGTCGACGCTGACGGGTGTGCTCGACCCGGGCGACCCCGGCTTCAACATCGTCGTTCCGTGA
- a CDS encoding PHP domain-containing protein — translation MSAAAHPELNGDWHVHSQFSDDATSTMAENIRVAVERGVRHLRLIDHVRVSTTWVPEFLAAIALERRSLPDSLTLHTGVEAKILDSSGALDIPSDLVIGVGGVDGIVIADHQFPGQDGPWTPERTRAELASGLSTTDALATLVHATIGAMKLAPGGQLAHPFSILPKIGLGEDDLDGDLLAEWADAAAATGTSIEVNEKWACPGARVIRAARAAGARVVAATDSHVAEDVGRYDRVIALLDAAAGESV, via the coding sequence ATGAGTGCAGCAGCGCATCCGGAGTTGAACGGCGACTGGCACGTGCACTCGCAGTTCTCCGACGATGCGACGAGCACCATGGCGGAGAACATCCGCGTGGCTGTGGAGCGCGGTGTCCGCCACCTGCGCCTCATCGACCACGTGAGGGTGAGCACCACCTGGGTGCCGGAGTTCCTCGCCGCCATCGCGCTCGAACGACGCTCGCTCCCGGACTCGCTCACCCTGCACACCGGCGTCGAGGCGAAGATCCTCGATTCGTCAGGGGCGCTCGACATTCCCTCCGACCTCGTGATCGGGGTCGGCGGGGTCGATGGCATCGTCATCGCCGATCACCAGTTCCCGGGGCAGGATGGCCCGTGGACACCCGAGCGCACGCGTGCAGAGCTCGCTTCCGGGCTCTCGACGACCGATGCGCTGGCCACCCTCGTGCACGCCACCATCGGCGCCATGAAGCTGGCTCCCGGAGGCCAGCTGGCACATCCGTTCTCTATCCTCCCGAAGATCGGCCTCGGCGAGGACGACCTCGACGGCGACCTGCTCGCGGAGTGGGCGGATGCCGCAGCAGCGACGGGCACGAGCATCGAGGTCAACGAGAAGTGGGCCTGCCCCGGCGCGCGTGTGATCCGGGCGGCCCGCGCCGCCGGTGCGAGGGTCGTCGCTGCGACCGACAGCCACGTCGCCGAGGATGTCGGACGCTACGACCGCGTCATCGCGCTGCTGGATGCAGCGGCGGGGGAGAGCGTATGA
- a CDS encoding uracil-DNA glycosylase family protein translates to MTVLRDDAFEAVLGEIEADPANLELTARGWRPLFTGSRSSRVVIMSQAPGRIAQESGIPFNDASGQRLTRWLGVDHAQLIDPRLFAIVPMDFYYPGKAPSGDLPPRRGIAERWHPRILDLIADAPLTVLVGSYAQRHVLGSDRRATLTETVQDWRAFAPARIPIVHPSPLNTGWLVRNPWFESELVPDLQARVADALALPASTRPEA, encoded by the coding sequence ATGACCGTGCTTCGTGACGACGCTTTCGAGGCCGTCCTCGGCGAGATCGAAGCGGATCCGGCCAACCTCGAGCTGACCGCACGCGGCTGGAGACCTCTCTTCACGGGTTCGCGGTCGTCGCGGGTCGTGATCATGAGCCAGGCGCCAGGTCGGATCGCGCAGGAGTCCGGCATCCCGTTCAACGACGCGAGCGGCCAACGCCTCACGCGATGGCTCGGCGTCGACCACGCGCAGCTGATCGATCCGCGGCTCTTCGCCATCGTGCCCATGGACTTCTACTATCCGGGCAAGGCTCCGTCGGGAGACCTGCCCCCGCGCCGGGGCATCGCGGAGAGGTGGCATCCGCGCATCCTGGACCTGATCGCGGATGCACCCCTGACGGTGCTGGTCGGCTCGTACGCCCAGCGTCACGTCCTCGGCAGTGACCGCCGGGCCACCCTCACCGAGACCGTCCAGGACTGGCGCGCTTTCGCCCCCGCACGAATCCCGATCGTGCACCCGTCTCCGCTGAACACCGGGTGGCTGGTACGCAATCCGTGGTTCGAGTCCGAGCTCGTGCCCGATCTGCAGGCGAGGGTGGCCGACGCGCTCGCGCTTCCCGCGTCGACTCGACCTGAGGCGTGA
- a CDS encoding glycosyltransferase family 2 protein: protein MTAGDWANLFETILVVVLVIFVALGIVPVLMMAYQFLLIPFHAFRNHYGKAAPYLPNVAVIVPAWNEGAVIGASIDRLMALEYPEGRLRIYVVDDASTDDTPDVVKAKELQYPDAVFHLRREVGGEGKAHTLNHGIRHVLSEDWMEALLIMDADVIYLPDSLRRMTRHLADPDVGAVTAYIREGSTEKNFLNRFIAFEYVLSQIGSRRAQNVLGALACLAGGAQLHSRFNLVDIGGAIDTSSLAEDTVTTFKTQLAGRRVVFEPYAVVLAEEPLAIAALWKQRLRWARGNVQLTKRYKDVWFRPSRKHNLGSISFGLFWFSVFLLPVLMILSSIGLIGLLLLESNLASEVFRILWVTAACTYIYTMLLASQLDPVTGRSSWREAILFPGLISIVIMISALLPGFFEVVVPAWFGFHFTESGIFLWTLFTYIWISVSMLGAWLTKVVDGTRAGRWLSPLLTYVVGYGPILCAVTFDSYIKEARGAAMVWDKTEKTGRVMG, encoded by the coding sequence ATGACCGCCGGAGACTGGGCGAACCTGTTCGAGACGATCCTCGTCGTGGTGCTCGTGATCTTCGTCGCGCTCGGCATCGTGCCGGTGCTCATGATGGCCTACCAGTTCCTGCTCATCCCCTTCCACGCCTTCCGCAACCACTACGGAAAGGCGGCGCCCTACCTGCCCAACGTCGCGGTGATCGTTCCAGCCTGGAACGAGGGCGCCGTGATCGGAGCGTCGATCGACAGGCTCATGGCCTTGGAGTATCCCGAGGGCCGCCTGCGCATCTACGTCGTCGACGATGCATCGACGGATGACACCCCCGACGTCGTCAAGGCGAAAGAACTGCAGTACCCCGACGCCGTCTTCCACCTGCGTCGTGAGGTCGGCGGTGAGGGCAAGGCCCACACGCTGAACCACGGCATCCGTCACGTGCTCTCCGAGGACTGGATGGAGGCGCTGCTCATCATGGACGCCGACGTGATCTACCTGCCGGATTCGCTCCGGCGCATGACACGGCACCTCGCCGACCCGGATGTCGGCGCCGTCACGGCGTACATCCGCGAGGGCAGCACCGAGAAGAACTTCCTCAACCGCTTCATCGCCTTCGAGTACGTCCTCTCGCAGATCGGCAGCCGGCGAGCGCAGAACGTGCTCGGTGCGCTGGCCTGCCTGGCCGGCGGCGCCCAGTTGCACTCGAGGTTCAACCTCGTCGACATCGGCGGCGCGATCGACACCAGTTCGCTGGCCGAGGACACCGTCACCACGTTCAAGACCCAGCTGGCCGGTCGGCGTGTCGTCTTCGAGCCCTACGCCGTGGTTCTCGCCGAGGAGCCGCTGGCCATCGCCGCTCTCTGGAAGCAGCGCCTGCGTTGGGCCCGGGGCAACGTCCAGCTCACCAAGCGCTACAAGGACGTCTGGTTCCGGCCATCGCGCAAGCACAATCTCGGCAGCATCTCCTTCGGCCTGTTCTGGTTCAGCGTGTTCCTGCTGCCGGTGCTGATGATCCTCTCGTCGATCGGGCTGATCGGTCTCCTGCTGCTGGAATCGAACCTGGCCTCCGAGGTGTTCCGCATCCTGTGGGTCACGGCGGCGTGCACCTACATCTACACGATGCTTCTGGCGTCGCAACTCGACCCGGTGACCGGACGCTCGAGCTGGCGCGAGGCGATCCTGTTCCCCGGCCTCATCTCGATCGTGATCATGATCTCGGCCCTGCTGCCCGGGTTCTTCGAGGTGGTGGTTCCCGCGTGGTTCGGCTTCCACTTCACCGAGTCCGGAATCTTCCTCTGGACCCTGTTCACCTACATCTGGATTTCGGTGTCGATGCTCGGGGCGTGGCTGACCAAGGTGGTCGACGGGACTCGCGCTGGACGGTGGCTCAGCCCTCTGCTGACATACGTCGTCGGCTACGGGCCCATCCTCTGCGCTGTAACCTTCGATTCGTACATCAAGGAGGCTCGCGGAGCCGCCATGGTGTGGGACAAGACCGAGAAGACTGGACGGGTGATGGGATGA
- a CDS encoding ATP-grasp domain-containing protein: MTVSRVLVTGAGGPAGVAVIRSLLKRDDLEVFAADMDGWASALYLVPAERRRIIPAGLAPEFVDAIIALVADDGIDVIVSTVDAELPGLADRRAELGAELAAPSAEALHTTLDKWLLMQAVEGKARIPHTELLTQEGAEYDWVFPVIVKPRSGAGSRGVHLVHTRAELEAAAGDTTQIIQENLPGDEFSVDVILGADGHVISAVPRLRARVDSGVAVAGRTVHRAELEDTAAACASAAGLVGVANVQLRYATDGTPALLEINPRFSGSMPLTVAAGVDMPSLAVDLALGRELPQTVPFQEIAVTRFLEDIFLPVDEIIASS, from the coding sequence GTGACCGTCTCACGAGTGCTCGTGACTGGAGCCGGAGGACCGGCGGGAGTGGCGGTCATCCGTTCGCTGCTGAAGCGGGACGACCTCGAGGTCTTCGCCGCCGACATGGATGGCTGGGCGAGTGCGCTCTACCTCGTTCCGGCCGAGCGGCGTCGCATCATCCCCGCAGGCCTCGCGCCGGAGTTCGTCGATGCCATCATCGCGCTCGTCGCCGATGACGGGATCGACGTGATCGTCTCCACCGTGGACGCCGAGCTTCCCGGCCTCGCCGACAGGCGCGCCGAACTGGGCGCCGAGCTCGCCGCACCATCGGCGGAAGCACTGCACACGACCCTCGACAAGTGGCTGCTCATGCAGGCCGTCGAGGGGAAGGCGCGCATCCCGCACACGGAGCTGCTCACCCAGGAGGGGGCGGAGTACGACTGGGTCTTCCCCGTGATCGTCAAGCCGCGCAGCGGTGCCGGGTCTCGCGGTGTGCACCTCGTGCACACGCGCGCGGAGCTCGAGGCTGCAGCCGGCGACACCACCCAGATCATCCAGGAGAACCTGCCGGGCGACGAGTTCTCGGTCGACGTCATCCTCGGTGCCGACGGCCACGTCATCTCGGCCGTGCCACGCCTCCGCGCCCGCGTCGACTCGGGCGTCGCCGTGGCGGGACGCACTGTGCACCGCGCGGAGCTCGAGGACACCGCGGCCGCGTGCGCGAGTGCTGCCGGCCTCGTCGGCGTCGCCAACGTGCAGCTGCGCTACGCCACCGATGGCACCCCCGCCCTGCTCGAGATCAACCCGCGCTTCTCGGGTTCGATGCCGCTCACCGTCGCCGCCGGCGTCGACATGCCCTCCTTGGCCGTCGACCTCGCTCTGGGACGTGAACTGCCGCAGACCGTGCCGTTCCAGGAGATCGCGGTCACGCGGTTCCTCGAGGACATCTTCCTTCCGGTCGACGAGATCATCGCATCGTCATGA